In one window of Helianthus annuus cultivar XRQ/B chromosome 17, HanXRQr2.0-SUNRISE, whole genome shotgun sequence DNA:
- the LOC110931206 gene encoding uncharacterized protein LOC110931206, whose protein sequence is MFNNETVQELLQKLNKLEKEKAKIELERDILKKHVDNLMKASDQVRAVLIDQKETMNRMKNETHDNSKVFELLTAEIASLNVKIKNLEDVNQTLNQLLSEMSEASSNEMKAMKLEMEAMKANKVVKDEQLHMLYSVMESHFKMDVHVAFNEIEVKRTEERRTERERRLAEEATQKNKGVIDDTQEAGGSSSQPEIGGSSNQEDIEMVDAKNVQEHVD, encoded by the coding sequence ATGTTCAACAATGAAACAGTACAAGAATTGTTACAAAAACTCAACAAGTTGGAAAAAGAAAAGGCCAAAATAGAATTAGAGCGTGATATTCTAAAGAAACATGTTGACAATTTGATGAAAGCTTCTGATCAAGTCAGAGCGGTGCTGATAGACCAAAAGGAAACAATGAACAGAATGAAGAATGAAACTCATGACAATTCAAAGGTGTTTGAACTGTTGACGGCAGAGATTGCTTCATTGAATGTGAAGATAAAAAACTTGGAAGATGTGAATCAGACGCTTAACCAGCTACTCAGTGAGATGAGTGAAGCTTCATCAAACGAAATGAAGGCAATGAAGTTGGAGATGGAAGCCATGAAGGCAAACAAGGTGGTAAAAGATGAACAACTTCATATGTTATACTCAGTCATGGAGAGTCATTTCAAGATGGATGTTCATGTTGCATTCAATGAAATAGAAGTGAAAAGAACTGAAGAAAGAAGAACAGAACGTGAAAGACGTCTAGCTGAAGAAGCCACCCAAAAGAACAAAGGTGTGATTGATGATACTCAAGAAGCTGGTGGATCGTCAAGTCAACCTGAAATTGGTGGTTCATCAAACCAAGAAGATATAGAAATGGTTGATGCTAAAAATGTTCAGGAACATGTTGATTAA